One Leptospira wolbachii serovar Codice str. CDC genomic region harbors:
- a CDS encoding LIC_11090 family protein produces the protein MFCKRWIAGSLALFLCTQFLFLGSGLLGYCLESNSKICHCNHGSKKEKHANAEDELFSEGNGTSVTSADSNDHQTTKELALKPSCHDAKDGEVHLCSCKKKKKMPFL, from the coding sequence ATGTTCTGCAAACGGTGGATTGCCGGTAGTTTGGCCTTATTCCTTTGCACCCAATTCCTATTTTTAGGGAGTGGGTTACTTGGGTATTGCCTCGAGTCCAACTCCAAAATCTGTCACTGTAACCACGGATCCAAAAAAGAAAAACATGCGAATGCAGAAGATGAACTCTTTTCCGAAGGGAACGGGACCTCTGTTACTTCAGCCGACTCGAATGACCACCAAACTACAAAAGAACTCGCTCTCAAACCGAGTTGTCATGATGCTAAAGATGGCGAGGTTCACCTTTGTTCTTGTAAAAAGAAAAAAAAGATGCCCTTTCTTTGA
- a CDS encoding LB_289 family protein: MKRTELERRERELRKAEKKKIQPGEKEAMSVGDYIDALFGMFRYDSDEIFNASDDENILEILENMKMEHPEKQWDVIIRKAVNKTKVEQKEKAYDSLRILAGIPAVTA; this comes from the coding sequence ATGAAACGCACGGAACTAGAACGCAGGGAACGAGAACTGCGAAAAGCAGAAAAGAAAAAGATCCAACCTGGTGAAAAAGAAGCCATGAGCGTGGGTGATTATATCGATGCCCTTTTTGGAATGTTTCGTTATGATTCGGATGAGATTTTTAATGCCTCCGATGATGAAAACATTCTGGAAATTCTGGAAAACATGAAAATGGAACACCCAGAAAAACAATGGGACGTTATCATACGCAAGGCTGTGAACAAAACGAAAGTGGAACAAAAAGAAAAGGCTTACGACTCTCTTCGTATCCTTGCAGGAATCCCTGCAGTCACCGCTTAA
- a CDS encoding 7TM diverse intracellular signaling domain-containing protein: protein MKQTFTFILLCLFHTNLFANPKDCPNTNPVPLSVTNGNTYDLSDHLVYFTASPSLHSMAEVSKQFQTAALLKSNGVIPNFGNTDKQYWFCFVIHNDENLNKQIITYIKYPLLDDVKFIAIRESGDILENQQGRRYPFKNRDIDYRGFSFATDILPSESVTYFVGVKTDSSMSVPLMVAEEKNFYTFVSFDTLLQGIFFGIVGVMSIYNLFVYFMVRDKAYIFYVLYLLISAILFQFSLQGLLPVLFLPNSPEFVYDVHNLLYFLFLFTCFPMSITFMNLKENAPLIYKWFLALATIPIISICLLPFLPYRLMNQAGDIFSFLLAFFALFVSYYIAFVKKFPPARFYFSGYLMVIVGGLATVLRYMGFFPVNAFTENSFQVGMAIEVLLMAFGLGDRISVVRKEKEKIQFKAEINKQKLIAYGKELKLAQKLQESTLPQVLPKFPGLIIKTGYFPASLVGGDFYDITVFGKHQICCLIADVTGHGVPAAIEAAMLKIAYMQTLAFANKPGKVLESINVSLAGNYKNQFLTASAIFIDLELKQLKVANAGHPALYKFNENSTSIEVIRPKGKLIGYSKEVHYPEEVHKLSPGDKILLFTDGIWDLWENGDSGEEELLNWLLVRKAESVESLYGGIDEHIRLRNNEGPADDDITFILFEIT from the coding sequence ATGAAACAGACCTTCACCTTCATTCTGTTATGTCTCTTTCATACCAACCTATTTGCTAACCCAAAAGACTGCCCAAATACAAATCCAGTTCCGCTTTCCGTCACGAATGGAAATACTTATGACCTTTCCGACCATCTAGTTTACTTCACGGCAAGTCCCTCCCTCCATTCAATGGCCGAAGTTTCGAAACAATTCCAAACGGCTGCTCTACTAAAATCAAATGGAGTCATTCCCAATTTCGGAAACACCGACAAACAATATTGGTTTTGTTTTGTCATTCATAATGATGAAAATCTCAATAAACAAATTATCACTTACATCAAATATCCACTTTTGGACGATGTTAAGTTTATCGCCATACGAGAATCAGGTGACATTTTAGAGAACCAACAAGGAAGACGTTATCCTTTTAAAAACAGAGATATAGATTATCGTGGGTTTAGTTTTGCAACGGATATATTGCCAAGCGAATCAGTAACCTATTTTGTAGGAGTTAAAACAGATAGTTCCATGTCGGTCCCCCTCATGGTGGCAGAAGAAAAGAATTTTTATACATTTGTATCTTTCGACACTCTCCTCCAAGGTATTTTTTTTGGGATTGTGGGTGTAATGAGTATTTACAATCTTTTTGTCTACTTTATGGTTCGAGACAAAGCATATATTTTTTATGTATTGTATTTGCTTATCTCAGCAATTTTATTCCAGTTTTCTCTCCAAGGTTTGTTACCCGTATTATTTCTTCCGAACTCTCCCGAATTTGTGTACGATGTACATAACCTTCTCTACTTTCTATTTTTATTCACTTGTTTTCCGATGAGCATCACCTTTATGAACCTTAAGGAAAACGCGCCACTCATCTACAAATGGTTTTTGGCTCTTGCAACCATTCCTATCATTAGTATTTGCCTTCTTCCTTTTTTACCTTACCGACTCATGAACCAAGCGGGAGATATTTTTTCATTTTTACTCGCTTTCTTTGCTCTGTTTGTTTCCTATTACATCGCATTCGTAAAAAAATTTCCGCCAGCACGATTCTATTTTTCCGGATACTTGATGGTGATTGTTGGAGGACTTGCCACCGTTCTCAGATATATGGGTTTTTTTCCAGTGAATGCTTTCACTGAAAATTCATTCCAAGTAGGAATGGCAATCGAAGTGTTACTCATGGCATTTGGTTTGGGAGATCGGATCTCTGTGGTCCGCAAAGAAAAAGAAAAAATTCAATTCAAAGCAGAAATCAACAAACAGAAGTTAATTGCTTATGGCAAAGAACTAAAATTAGCTCAAAAACTCCAGGAATCCACTCTTCCCCAAGTCCTTCCCAAATTTCCTGGACTCATCATCAAAACAGGATATTTCCCTGCCTCTTTGGTCGGCGGTGATTTTTACGATATTACCGTTTTTGGGAAACACCAGATTTGTTGTTTGATTGCTGATGTGACTGGACACGGAGTACCTGCTGCCATTGAAGCTGCCATGTTAAAGATTGCTTACATGCAGACGTTAGCTTTTGCCAACAAACCAGGTAAGGTGTTAGAAAGTATCAACGTGTCCCTTGCCGGAAATTATAAAAATCAATTTTTGACAGCTAGTGCTATCTTTATTGATTTGGAACTCAAACAACTGAAAGTGGCAAACGCAGGTCACCCCGCCTTATACAAGTTCAATGAAAATTCCACTTCCATCGAAGTCATCCGGCCCAAAGGGAAACTCATCGGCTACTCCAAAGAAGTACATTACCCAGAAGAAGTTCACAAACTATCTCCTGGTGATAAAATTTTACTATTTACAGATGGAATTTGGGATTTGTGGGAAAATGGAGACTCTGGGGAAGAAGAGTTACTGAACTGGTTACTAGTTAGGAAAGCAGAATCGGTGGAATCTCTGTATGGTGGGATTGATGAACACATTCGCCTACGGAACAATGAAGGTCCCGCAGACGATGATATAACTTTTATTCTATTTGAAATTACGTAA